A stretch of Metabacillus sp. FJAT-52054 DNA encodes these proteins:
- a CDS encoding sensor histidine kinase: MFFNNKKTYYITLFISCILIIYFSFININYPYIGGVAIPDDKGEFYITELEPKTWSQKNLKVGDLVLKIDGKDPQFHSQTAKYGLLEQFHTIKIKRESKVIDIKVDESILYFQNLFLIVIPFTLFLLCVFCSYFIYKSNKKMNLQSASILIWFLFAISMAYLSTGGSSRGDLFGRFANVTLFLSVPVTYLQFIYYYFKEIGVELFKKKFVYLAYGILLVNISTDIFRNVTNTYVYATYSEVKALNLLSFLSLFILIFTLKIIGLRRVKLSEQKYFVKVLIITNVLAFSPFLLLYVLPFIIFNKHIFPPGVLASFLLLIPFSLVYQFLATKIYDIEFLLGRFRYYGLLAILPTLVTVYIALSLDNSASIFYPIQLSIFIYLIMLVVFYLKEIFDFRFKLKRFSEKYNYQDSIFKYTSEIRKANNLNQVITELKRTITDVLLVNKSYFLEVSKDEKILSKNLEADLEEINLYKKEFSSVLYEIGKIKEVDRGFLINIGETDNRNYILLCLSSINTPRLTRDEISWLKALSFYTNVSLENYLKIEELMNHLETVQREGTNPSWLTKLFFSIEEKQRSNLAKDLHDSVLQDLISLKRQCEVALVELEAAPADLKDQLEDMNENMTKIIKTTRETCQELRPQLLYDLGLVKALNKLVTQYKEIADFEIRMNAGKFQPNTDLDVQLNLYRIIQELLNNANKHSHASNVLIMLVCIKDKIVLHYEDDGIGFNQSEISYSSENMGLSGITERVKALKGTLTIETSKGQGFKAVIEI, from the coding sequence ATGTTTTTTAACAACAAGAAGACATACTATATAACTCTATTTATTAGTTGTATATTGATAATATATTTTTCTTTTATTAATATTAATTACCCTTACATTGGAGGAGTTGCAATCCCAGATGATAAGGGTGAATTTTATATTACAGAATTAGAACCTAAAACATGGTCACAGAAAAACTTAAAGGTTGGGGATCTTGTTCTTAAAATTGACGGAAAGGACCCCCAGTTTCATTCCCAAACCGCGAAGTATGGGTTACTTGAACAGTTTCATACTATTAAAATAAAAAGAGAATCCAAGGTAATTGATATCAAGGTTGACGAATCAATTCTTTATTTTCAAAATTTATTTTTAATAGTTATACCTTTTACATTGTTTCTTTTGTGTGTGTTCTGTAGTTATTTTATTTATAAATCCAATAAAAAAATGAATCTCCAATCAGCATCTATTCTGATATGGTTTCTTTTCGCGATATCAATGGCGTACTTAAGCACCGGTGGTTCTTCCAGGGGAGATTTATTTGGCCGTTTCGCTAATGTTACGTTGTTTTTATCAGTACCTGTTACTTATCTTCAGTTTATTTACTATTATTTTAAAGAGATTGGCGTTGAATTATTTAAAAAGAAATTTGTATACTTAGCGTATGGTATTCTCCTAGTTAATATTTCAACAGATATTTTTAGGAATGTAACGAATACCTATGTATATGCTACTTATTCCGAGGTCAAAGCTTTAAATTTATTATCTTTTCTTAGTTTATTTATTTTAATATTTACTCTTAAAATTATAGGCTTAAGGAGAGTAAAACTATCAGAACAAAAATATTTTGTTAAAGTGCTTATTATTACCAATGTGCTAGCATTTTCCCCATTTTTATTGCTATATGTATTACCATTTATTATATTTAACAAACATATATTTCCACCAGGAGTTCTAGCTTCATTCTTGCTTCTAATACCATTTTCTCTTGTATATCAATTCTTGGCGACCAAAATTTATGACATTGAATTTCTACTGGGACGTTTTAGATATTATGGACTTCTTGCTATTTTACCTACTTTAGTGACTGTATATATAGCACTTAGCCTAGATAATAGTGCAAGTATATTCTATCCAATACAATTATCTATTTTTATTTATTTAATTATGCTAGTTGTATTCTATCTTAAAGAGATATTTGACTTCAGGTTTAAATTAAAAAGGTTTTCTGAAAAATATAATTACCAAGATAGCATTTTTAAATACACAAGCGAGATAAGAAAAGCCAATAATCTAAATCAAGTTATTACAGAACTTAAAAGGACCATCACAGATGTTTTGTTAGTCAATAAATCTTATTTTCTTGAAGTTAGTAAAGATGAAAAAATCCTGTCTAAAAATCTAGAAGCTGACTTAGAAGAAATTAATCTTTATAAAAAAGAATTTTCAAGTGTATTGTATGAGATTGGGAAAATAAAAGAAGTGGATAGGGGATTTTTGATTAATATAGGGGAGACAGACAATAGAAATTATATTCTGCTTTGTCTTTCCTCCATAAACACGCCAAGGCTTACAAGAGATGAGATTTCCTGGCTTAAAGCTCTATCATTTTATACAAATGTTTCTTTAGAGAACTACCTTAAAATTGAGGAGCTAATGAATCATTTAGAGACGGTTCAAAGGGAGGGAACAAATCCTTCCTGGCTGACAAAGCTTTTCTTCTCCATCGAAGAAAAACAGCGGTCTAACCTGGCAAAGGATTTGCATGATTCGGTTCTGCAGGATTTGATATCTTTAAAGAGGCAGTGCGAGGTTGCACTTGTTGAGCTCGAAGCTGCTCCAGCCGATTTAAAGGATCAGCTTGAGGATATGAATGAGAATATGACCAAGATTATTAAAACAACAAGAGAAACGTGTCAGGAGCTTCGTCCGCAGCTGCTGTATGATTTAGGCCTAGTAAAAGCATTGAATAAACTTGTCACGCAATATAAAGAAATTGCAGATTTTGAGATCCGGATGAACGCCGGGAAGTTCCAGCCTAATACCGACTTGGATGTACAATTAAATCTTTACAGAATTATTCAGGAACTTTTGAATAATGCTAATAAACATTCACATGCAAGTAATGTCCTGATTATGCTTGTTTGCATTAAAGATAAAATCGTTCTTCATTATGAAGATGATGGAATTGGATTTAATCAAAGTGAGATTAGTTATAGTTCTGAAAACATGGGTCTTTCCGGTATCACCGAACGTGTAAAGGCGTTAAAAGGGACGCTGACGATTGAGACTTCCAAAGGGCAAGGATTTAAAGCAGTAATTGAAATATAA
- the comX gene encoding competence pheromone ComX, which produces MQEIVNYLVENPEVLEKVVNGEASILGLDKLDDLKGLLEGLIGAGRTVNMIWY; this is translated from the coding sequence ATGCAAGAAATCGTAAACTATTTAGTAGAGAATCCGGAAGTTCTTGAAAAAGTTGTTAATGGAGAGGCTAGCATTTTGGGATTAGATAAACTTGATGATTTAAAAGGACTGCTAGAAGGTTTAATAGGTGCGGGCAGAACAGTAAATATGATTTGGTATTAA
- a CDS encoding class 1 isoprenoid biosynthesis enzyme translates to MNLDAVIKASAQSVTSKVKNTAARDRILSFIGTKDHAFFGKLTYIHGMLFAVEQKRTEQFIEDLHKLAAAVELYALSFDIFDDLEDDDNYKELWMQIPTGEALNLATMIYTISIQMIAETDRSGLLIPIVNNYSINAMTGQHEDLTGSADSEDACLKMMERKSGSLLAMASMIGTMYSYGSEIPVVHEYAIQIGIAAQTENDFRDLFQLHKSDLSAQKNTLALLYIKRQFNEASKGLLKFIESGKTFEEEYGDMKTYKEALLKSGVIHYLNVMKQIAIQKATTVMNNLPLTTDRIEILKSHLIK, encoded by the coding sequence TTGAACTTAGACGCAGTAATAAAGGCATCTGCGCAATCGGTAACCTCCAAAGTGAAAAATACCGCAGCCCGGGATCGAATTTTGTCGTTTATCGGTACGAAGGATCATGCTTTTTTTGGAAAGTTGACCTATATCCATGGGATGTTATTTGCGGTAGAGCAAAAGCGGACTGAACAGTTCATTGAGGATTTGCATAAACTTGCGGCCGCAGTTGAACTTTATGCGCTGTCATTTGATATTTTTGATGATTTGGAAGACGATGATAATTATAAAGAACTATGGATGCAAATTCCCACTGGAGAAGCGCTTAATCTCGCTACTATGATTTACACAATCAGTATCCAGATGATTGCCGAAACGGACCGCAGCGGGTTGCTAATTCCTATAGTAAATAACTATTCAATCAACGCAATGACTGGGCAGCATGAGGATCTGACCGGATCTGCAGATTCAGAAGATGCATGTCTTAAGATGATGGAACGTAAATCTGGGTCATTACTTGCAATGGCCTCCATGATTGGAACCATGTATTCATATGGAAGTGAAATCCCTGTAGTCCATGAGTATGCGATCCAGATTGGAATTGCGGCTCAGACTGAGAATGATTTTCGTGACTTATTTCAACTACATAAAAGTGATCTGTCTGCTCAGAAAAATACACTCGCACTTTTATATATAAAAAGACAGTTTAATGAAGCTTCAAAGGGATTACTTAAATTTATTGAGAGCGGTAAAACTTTTGAAGAAGAATATGGCGACATGAAGACGTATAAAGAGGCACTGCTTAAATCAGGAGTTATACACTATTTAAATGTGATGAAGCAGATAGCCATTCAAAAAGCGACTACAGTTATGAACAACCTGCCATTAACAACTGATCGAATTGAGATATTAAAATCTCATTTGATAAAATAA
- the degQ gene encoding degradation enzyme regulation protein DegQ, protein MTQHKIEELTQILHQLEKEIRETKQSLQSINKSIDKYDKYAYVKVS, encoded by the coding sequence ATGACACAACACAAGATTGAAGAACTGACACAGATTCTTCACCAGCTGGAAAAGGAAATTCGTGAAACCAAACAATCCTTGCAATCCATTAACAAAAGCATTGATAAGTATGACAAATACGCATATGTAAAGGTTTCTTAA